The following proteins are encoded in a genomic region of Streptomyces lunaelactis:
- a CDS encoding peptidylprolyl isomerase → MAAGAALVAGLVTGPTGPASAVPTCGYTPAGQAARDVGTPPTDVSALKPYAAMLNTSQGIVAFNAATEKAPCTTNSFAHLAGRKYFDGTKCHRITTDGIFVLQCGDPTGTGSGGPGYQFKDENLTGATYPAGTVAMANAGPGTNGSQFFLVYKDTQLPANYTPFGDITRGMDVLGTIAEHGTKDGQSDGAPKQDVTLNSVRTTTR, encoded by the coding sequence GTGGCTGCTGGCGCCGCACTCGTCGCTGGACTCGTCACCGGGCCCACCGGGCCGGCTTCGGCTGTCCCCACGTGCGGCTACACGCCCGCCGGGCAGGCGGCCAGGGACGTGGGGACGCCGCCCACCGATGTCTCAGCTCTCAAGCCGTACGCCGCCATGCTCAACACCAGCCAGGGCATCGTCGCCTTCAACGCCGCAACCGAGAAGGCGCCGTGCACCACGAACTCCTTCGCGCACCTGGCCGGCAGGAAGTACTTCGACGGGACCAAGTGTCACCGGATCACCACCGATGGGATCTTCGTCCTGCAATGCGGAGATCCAACAGGCACCGGCTCCGGCGGGCCGGGCTACCAGTTCAAGGACGAGAACCTGACAGGCGCCACCTACCCGGCGGGCACTGTCGCCATGGCCAACGCTGGGCCTGGCACCAACGGAAGCCAGTTCTTCCTCGTGTACAAGGACACCCAGCTGCCTGCGAACTACACCCCGTTCGGCGACATCACCCGGGGGATGGACGTACTGGGCACGATCGCAGAGCACGGCACCAAGGACGGCCAGAGCGACGGAGCACCCAAGCAAGACGTGACCCTCAACTCCGTCCGGACCACAACGCGGTAA
- a CDS encoding MepB family protein — protein sequence MAMEREAPSELDARDPGFWPREGGIPSDLLVAKSLVYDLSGFTASRPAPEAESAEYGAYAFTLDGLSVRFRVARTTPTKVGQFVTVWKRSTAGPIEPFDAEDPVDLFVISTREGQRFGQFVFPRDVLCERGIVSTNGSGGKRGFRVYPPWVTTTNRQARTTQTWQLNHFLQLPEDGPIDIARARALYHACGPICSARPPRSDM from the coding sequence ATGGCAATGGAACGTGAAGCCCCTTCGGAGCTCGACGCCCGGGATCCTGGGTTTTGGCCTCGCGAGGGCGGGATCCCCAGTGACCTGTTGGTGGCGAAGTCGCTGGTGTACGACCTGAGTGGGTTCACGGCCTCACGTCCGGCGCCTGAAGCGGAGAGCGCCGAGTACGGGGCATACGCGTTCACGCTGGATGGCCTCTCGGTCAGGTTCCGCGTGGCCAGGACAACCCCCACGAAGGTTGGTCAGTTCGTCACGGTGTGGAAGAGATCTACGGCCGGGCCGATCGAGCCCTTCGACGCTGAAGATCCCGTTGATCTGTTCGTCATCAGCACGCGTGAGGGCCAACGGTTCGGTCAGTTCGTGTTTCCGCGGGACGTGCTCTGCGAACGGGGCATTGTGTCGACGAACGGTTCTGGCGGCAAACGGGGCTTCCGCGTCTATCCGCCATGGGTGACGACCACCAACCGGCAAGCCCGCACCACACAGACGTGGCAGTTGAACCACTTCCTGCAGCTGCCTGAAGACGGGCCCATCGACATTGCCCGCGCCCGCGCGCTCTATCACGCCTGCGGCCCGATATGTTCCGCGCGCCCCCCTCGGTCAGACATGTGA
- a CDS encoding class I SAM-dependent methyltransferase: MSKSRGGEGGYTPRDGHYGEAVFRPEQAGEDDRIDLGALTYDDATLTRLTKLGAGPGWHCLDLGAGTGTVARRLLSQGGVAAVLAVDRDVRYLTARPTPGLTALEADITAPDFGPGQFQLVHARFVLMHLRSWQRMVTKLSTLVAPGGVLVLGDAIDLTTATAPTTPYTQVMRAMWQGLKDTIGTDVSWVPDYPQLLRAAGLESVAAEIHVPPLLPGSPISRFWAGTWDRARESIVATRLADEAAVDAAIRYLDSPDCAALSPGMITAWGWKPEEASP, from the coding sequence ATGAGCAAGTCAAGGGGAGGCGAAGGCGGTTACACCCCTCGCGACGGCCACTACGGCGAGGCGGTGTTCAGGCCGGAGCAGGCAGGTGAGGACGACCGTATCGATCTCGGAGCTCTCACCTACGACGACGCCACCCTGACGCGGCTGACAAAGCTGGGCGCCGGCCCGGGATGGCACTGCCTGGACCTGGGCGCGGGAACGGGCACGGTCGCCCGCCGCCTCCTGAGCCAGGGGGGCGTCGCCGCCGTGCTCGCCGTCGACCGCGACGTACGCTACCTCACCGCCCGCCCCACGCCCGGGCTCACCGCTCTGGAGGCGGACATCACCGCCCCGGACTTCGGCCCCGGTCAGTTCCAGCTCGTCCACGCCCGGTTCGTCCTCATGCACCTGCGTTCCTGGCAGCGGATGGTCACCAAGCTGAGCACCCTCGTCGCCCCCGGCGGTGTGCTGGTCCTCGGTGACGCGATCGACCTGACCACCGCGACGGCCCCCACGACCCCGTACACGCAGGTGATGCGGGCCATGTGGCAGGGGCTGAAGGACACCATCGGGACCGACGTCTCATGGGTGCCGGATTACCCGCAGCTGCTGCGGGCTGCGGGTCTTGAGTCCGTGGCGGCGGAGATCCATGTGCCTCCCCTGCTGCCGGGCAGCCCCATCAGCCGCTTCTGGGCAGGGACATGGGACCGCGCGAGGGAGTCGATCGTGGCCACCCGTCTGGCGGACGAGGCGGCGGTCGACGCAGCGATCAGGTATCTGGACTCGCCCGACTGTGCCGCGCTCTCACCGGGGATGATCACTGCTTGGGGCTGGAAGCCGGAGGAGGCCTCACCATGA
- a CDS encoding SpoIIE family protein phosphatase, with protein sequence MDTHQSTSDVPDHPLSAVGYAGVLRDLLPIALWRSDAKGRIVEWSLAARNLLGYGPEQLLGRYGIPILVPGPNRELADQLTQRVVAGEAVVATLSVRHRDGHLVPMEMWICPAADPQGGTGVLVIAVETSAVLRMRDSLAALEGLFRQSPIGLAMFGPDLRFLRVNDALARMHGVSAAEHLGKRPAEVAPGGSAAALETVMQQVLDRGKAVVDVRRTGRTPADPDHDRTWSCSYAPLLGSAGRPLGLIASLIDITDGQQAQAEAGRARQRFALLAEAGTRIGTTLDLRQTAEEVVQVLVPRLADSADVQLLEAVLDPDEAAASTHGVVRRMAAAFPDPSAPTAKLTAGMTFQVPLGSVYEQVIAEGRPMNLYQADIPALIPDPQAERLRAYLGTRMGCARLVPLVARGTVLGTVVLTRTRSREPFDEQDCMLIDELVARAALNIDNARMYTSQREAAITLQRSLTNTSLPEVTGLELTGRYLPASDHEVGGDWFDVIALPEGRTGLVIGDVMGHGIHAAAVMGQLRTAVRTLARQDILPAQILCSLDATVADLGENEMATCVYGVHDPAAGGCLIARAGHPPPAVADARGTITFLDGPPGTPLGAGGQDFQTEEVPLPPGSLLVLYTDGLIEARERDLDQGMQQLAQALRHLDRPLDEICDHILDRLLPSTAPDDVAVLLARALHPRNSSRSHPERRHTRGPAGKV encoded by the coding sequence TTGGACACACACCAGTCGACGAGTGATGTACCCGATCACCCCCTGTCGGCAGTCGGGTACGCGGGCGTTCTCCGCGACCTGCTCCCGATCGCGCTGTGGAGGTCGGATGCGAAAGGGCGCATCGTGGAGTGGTCGCTCGCCGCCCGGAACCTGCTCGGCTACGGGCCGGAGCAGCTGCTGGGCCGGTACGGGATTCCGATACTGGTCCCCGGGCCCAACCGGGAGCTGGCCGATCAGCTGACGCAGAGGGTCGTGGCAGGTGAGGCGGTTGTCGCAACCCTTTCGGTGCGCCACCGCGACGGGCACCTGGTGCCGATGGAGATGTGGATCTGCCCGGCTGCGGACCCGCAGGGCGGAACCGGCGTCCTGGTCATCGCCGTGGAGACCTCCGCAGTGTTGCGCATGCGGGATTCGTTGGCGGCCCTGGAAGGTCTGTTCCGCCAGTCCCCCATCGGTCTGGCCATGTTCGGCCCCGATCTGCGCTTTCTGCGGGTCAACGACGCGCTGGCGCGGATGCACGGCGTGTCTGCGGCCGAGCACCTCGGCAAGCGGCCGGCCGAGGTCGCACCAGGGGGCAGCGCCGCGGCGCTGGAGACGGTGATGCAGCAGGTGCTGGATCGCGGTAAGGCGGTGGTCGATGTCCGCCGCACCGGTCGCACTCCGGCCGATCCCGATCACGACCGGACCTGGTCCTGCTCCTACGCTCCGCTGCTCGGCAGCGCCGGCCGGCCTCTGGGACTGATCGCTTCCCTGATCGACATCACCGACGGGCAGCAGGCGCAGGCCGAGGCCGGGCGGGCGCGGCAGCGCTTCGCCCTGCTGGCCGAGGCCGGCACGCGTATAGGGACCACCTTGGACCTGCGCCAGACCGCCGAGGAAGTGGTGCAGGTGCTGGTCCCCCGGCTGGCCGATTCGGCCGACGTACAGCTGCTGGAAGCGGTGCTCGACCCCGATGAGGCCGCCGCATCCACCCACGGTGTGGTGCGTCGTATGGCGGCCGCCTTCCCCGATCCGTCCGCCCCCACCGCGAAACTGACGGCGGGAATGACCTTCCAGGTCCCGCTCGGCTCGGTGTACGAGCAGGTCATTGCCGAGGGGCGCCCCATGAACCTCTACCAGGCCGACATCCCCGCGCTGATCCCCGATCCGCAGGCCGAGCGACTGCGTGCCTACCTCGGTACCCGTATGGGCTGCGCGCGACTGGTCCCGCTGGTCGCCCGCGGCACGGTGCTCGGCACCGTGGTGCTGACGCGTACCCGCAGCCGCGAGCCGTTCGATGAGCAGGACTGCATGCTCATCGACGAGCTGGTCGCCCGAGCGGCGCTGAACATCGACAACGCGCGCATGTACACAAGCCAGCGAGAGGCGGCCATCACGCTGCAGCGCAGCCTGACGAACACCTCGCTGCCGGAAGTGACCGGCCTGGAACTCACCGGGCGCTACCTCCCCGCCAGCGACCACGAGGTCGGCGGCGACTGGTTCGACGTCATCGCGCTGCCCGAGGGCAGGACGGGTCTGGTCATCGGGGATGTCATGGGACACGGAATCCATGCTGCGGCCGTCATGGGCCAGCTGCGCACAGCGGTGCGAACGCTGGCACGCCAGGACATCCTCCCGGCTCAGATCCTCTGCTCCCTGGACGCCACCGTGGCCGACCTGGGGGAGAACGAAATGGCGACGTGCGTCTACGGAGTCCACGACCCGGCTGCCGGCGGCTGCCTGATCGCCAGAGCCGGCCATCCACCCCCGGCCGTGGCCGACGCCCGAGGGACGATCACGTTCCTCGACGGCCCCCCGGGTACGCCCCTGGGAGCGGGCGGACAGGACTTCCAGACCGAGGAGGTGCCACTGCCCCCCGGCAGTCTGCTGGTGCTGTACACCGACGGCCTCATCGAGGCCCGCGAAAGAGACCTCGACCAGGGCATGCAACAGCTCGCCCAGGCGCTGCGACACCTCGACCGCCCGTTGGACGAGATCTGCGACCACATCCTCGACCGATTGCTGCCCTCCACGGCCCCGGACGATGTGGCGGTGCTCCTCGCCAGAGCTCTGCACCCCCGGAACTCGTCGAGGAGCCACCCCGAGCGGCGCCACACGCGCGGTCCCGCCGGGAAGGTGTGA
- a CDS encoding nuclear transport factor 2 family protein: protein MNTPADPSELERVWELHTSSEFATLDVDTTMATMTDSPVVLHVPTAMGARGRTAVRDFYRRWFVGRNPQDFTITPLTRTMGHDRIVDEMLVSFTHDIHVPWILPSVAPTGRPVRIAVIAIVSFDGALISSEHIYWDQASVLAQTGLLEPEARRRLPVVTDQRATLTDGPLNHLTDKGN, encoded by the coding sequence ATGAACACCCCCGCTGACCCTTCGGAGCTGGAGCGCGTCTGGGAACTCCACACCAGCAGCGAGTTCGCCACGCTCGATGTCGATACGACGATGGCCACGATGACCGACTCCCCTGTGGTGCTCCATGTGCCCACGGCGATGGGTGCCCGTGGCCGTACGGCAGTTCGCGACTTCTACCGGCGCTGGTTCGTGGGCCGCAACCCACAGGACTTCACGATCACGCCTCTGACCCGCACCATGGGACACGACCGCATCGTCGACGAAATGCTTGTCTCCTTCACCCACGACATCCACGTGCCCTGGATCCTTCCATCGGTAGCGCCAACCGGGCGTCCCGTCAGGATCGCAGTCATCGCCATTGTGTCTTTCGACGGAGCCCTGATCTCGAGCGAGCACATCTACTGGGACCAAGCCTCGGTCCTCGCCCAGACGGGGCTGCTAGAACCCGAGGCACGTCGGCGGCTTCCGGTCGTGACAGACCAACGGGCCACCTTGACCGACGGCCCCCTCAACCATCTGACGGACAAGGGCAACTGA
- a CDS encoding PepSY domain-containing protein, with protein sequence MKRRGKWIVGAALSVALVGGGTGIAVATSGGDDSERPITGPALEKASAAALAHTGGGKVTETEAGDEDGYYEVEVTLDNHKQADVHLDKDFKVIGSKADSGDKPNGKD encoded by the coding sequence ATGAAGCGCAGAGGCAAGTGGATCGTCGGGGCCGCGCTCTCGGTCGCCCTTGTCGGTGGTGGCACCGGAATCGCCGTAGCCACGAGCGGCGGGGACGACAGCGAGAGGCCCATCACGGGACCCGCGCTCGAGAAGGCGAGCGCCGCCGCCCTCGCACACACGGGCGGCGGCAAGGTCACCGAGACCGAGGCCGGCGACGAGGACGGCTACTACGAGGTTGAGGTCACCCTCGACAACCACAAGCAGGCCGACGTACACCTCGACAAGGACTTCAAGGTCATCGGCAGCAAGGCGGACAGCGGAGACAAGCCCAACGGCAAGGACTGA
- a CDS encoding universal stress protein translates to MTSNVTVGLDGSPESLAAAEWAAREALLRGVPLRLVHAQERPQDLDPASSPEGVQHSQAEGMLNEAADGLRQRHPHLEITTQQLSGLPPDTLSIAAKEADLLVLGSRGLGRFAGFLLGSVGLATLRATERPVVVVRAPSGREDVPPSDSPAAGAPGPYLDVVVGVDLQQACDAVISFAFDAAARRACTLRVVHGWTPPLVYTRLAAVESGEQYAQALSDMLIPWRQKFPSVHIVEDAVFGAAAQQLVWASADAELVVVGRRIQQAPHSGHIGPVTHAVLHHSTAPVAVVAHD, encoded by the coding sequence ATGACCAGCAACGTCACGGTCGGTCTCGACGGCTCACCGGAAAGCCTCGCCGCCGCCGAGTGGGCTGCCCGCGAGGCCCTACTGCGCGGGGTACCGCTGCGCCTCGTACACGCGCAGGAACGGCCACAGGATCTGGACCCGGCCTCCTCTCCCGAAGGCGTGCAGCACAGCCAGGCCGAAGGGATGCTGAATGAGGCCGCCGACGGACTGCGGCAACGCCATCCACACCTGGAGATCACCACCCAGCAGCTTTCAGGACTGCCACCCGACACGCTGTCGATCGCCGCGAAAGAGGCGGACCTGCTGGTACTCGGTTCCCGTGGCCTGGGCAGGTTCGCTGGCTTCCTCCTCGGTTCCGTCGGCCTGGCCACGCTGCGCGCCACCGAACGCCCGGTCGTGGTGGTACGGGCACCGAGCGGGCGAGAGGACGTTCCCCCGTCCGATTCCCCGGCAGCCGGCGCGCCGGGCCCCTACCTCGACGTGGTAGTCGGGGTCGACCTCCAGCAGGCGTGCGACGCTGTCATTTCCTTCGCCTTCGATGCTGCTGCCAGACGTGCCTGCACCCTCCGGGTGGTGCACGGCTGGACACCCCCACTGGTCTACACCCGCCTCGCAGCTGTGGAGTCCGGCGAGCAGTACGCGCAGGCGCTCAGCGACATGCTGATCCCGTGGCGGCAGAAGTTTCCCTCGGTGCACATTGTCGAAGACGCCGTGTTCGGGGCGGCCGCACAGCAGTTGGTCTGGGCCTCTGCCGATGCCGAACTGGTGGTCGTCGGCCGGCGTATCCAGCAGGCGCCGCACTCCGGCCACATCGGCCCGGTCACCCACGCGGTGCTGCACCACTCCACCGCACCGGTCGCCGTGGTCGCACACGACTGA
- a CDS encoding 3-oxoacyl-ACP synthase III family protein, translating to MSVHSRIAQVAVHLPPGRQTAQAIEDRLRRHSPGVRVPARLLTRLYGLQERIVADDGDLPSDLASRAVLQALRQAELEPGDIDLLLFAAVSADVQEPANAHIVASKTGLTCPVFDVSNACNSVLNALEVADAFIRCGAYGRVLVACGETLSRLSRWTLTGPDELRTALASLTGGDMGAALLIEASPEPGIIATTSMANSAGWPAATLFNPYHAPGLPKGLHIDSDRLLASFLGLDTQAKQWLKSQHSDPNTLGLLCVHQPSVPFVHEFCARLGVPSDTVVPTFHRTGNMGAATLPLQLALATEQGRLRPGTNAALFGLASGASAGVILINWTTPRPHPHQTTPTRHATPADTNGGNSRANRPNGAEQHPCGEGGAGGRRGRQVPDTGPSAPSRTRTAPGAGPSEAGR from the coding sequence ATGAGTGTCCACAGCCGTATCGCGCAGGTAGCCGTCCACCTGCCCCCCGGCCGGCAGACGGCGCAGGCCATCGAGGACCGCCTGCGCCGGCACAGTCCCGGTGTACGCGTCCCGGCCCGGCTGCTTACGCGGCTGTACGGACTACAGGAACGCATCGTCGCCGACGACGGCGACCTGCCATCGGACCTCGCCTCCCGCGCCGTCCTCCAGGCACTGCGGCAGGCCGAACTGGAACCGGGCGACATCGACCTGCTGCTGTTCGCCGCGGTAAGCGCCGACGTCCAAGAACCCGCGAACGCCCACATCGTCGCATCGAAGACCGGCCTCACCTGCCCTGTCTTCGACGTCTCCAACGCCTGCAACAGCGTCCTGAACGCCCTCGAAGTCGCCGACGCCTTCATCCGCTGCGGCGCCTACGGGCGCGTACTCGTGGCCTGCGGAGAGACCCTCAGCCGGCTCAGCCGCTGGACACTGACCGGCCCGGACGAACTGCGCACCGCCCTCGCCTCCCTGACCGGCGGAGACATGGGCGCGGCCCTGCTCATCGAAGCATCCCCCGAGCCCGGAATCATCGCCACAACCAGCATGGCGAACTCCGCGGGCTGGCCCGCCGCCACCCTCTTCAACCCCTACCACGCCCCCGGCCTGCCGAAAGGACTGCACATCGACTCCGACCGGCTGCTGGCCTCGTTCCTCGGCCTCGACACCCAGGCCAAACAGTGGCTGAAATCCCAGCACAGCGACCCGAACACACTCGGACTACTCTGCGTCCACCAGCCCTCGGTCCCGTTCGTCCACGAATTCTGCGCACGCCTCGGCGTCCCATCCGACACCGTCGTCCCCACCTTCCACCGCACCGGCAACATGGGAGCCGCCACCCTCCCCCTCCAACTCGCCCTCGCCACCGAACAAGGCCGCCTCCGACCCGGCACCAACGCGGCACTCTTCGGCCTCGCCAGCGGCGCAAGCGCCGGAGTCATACTCATCAACTGGACAACCCCCAGACCTCACCCCCACCAGACCACACCAACCCGCCACGCAACCCCAGCCGACACGAACGGCGGCAACAGCAGGGCGAACCGCCCCAACGGGGCCGAGCAGCATCCGTGCGGCGAGGGCGGCGCAGGCGGACGCAGGGGCCGCCAGGTCCCCGATACGGGACCTTCGGCCCCCTCACGCACCCGGACAGCCCCTGGGGCCGGCCCGTCGGAGGCCGGACGCTGA
- a CDS encoding cyclic nucleotide-binding domain-containing protein, whose product MTTTTLLNVLPKDGRDHLMSFSHDVTFPAGTRIFEDGGRADQFWIIRTGSVNLDLQAHGQRAATVETLGHGDLLGWSWLVPPYIWRLGAEAFTFVRAHEFDAAAVRALCNEDPALGLALTRRVLEVVAHRLQITRIRLLDQYAPHGSGTTLTAE is encoded by the coding sequence ATGACCACCACGACACTGCTCAATGTGCTTCCGAAGGACGGGCGTGACCACCTGATGTCGTTCTCACACGACGTGACCTTCCCCGCAGGCACACGGATCTTTGAGGACGGCGGACGAGCCGATCAGTTCTGGATCATCCGTACAGGCTCGGTCAACCTCGACCTGCAGGCACACGGACAACGCGCAGCGACGGTCGAGACGCTCGGGCACGGCGACCTGCTGGGATGGTCGTGGCTGGTTCCGCCGTACATCTGGCGCCTGGGTGCCGAGGCCTTCACCTTTGTCCGGGCCCACGAGTTCGACGCCGCGGCGGTGCGGGCCCTGTGCAATGAGGATCCTGCGCTCGGACTGGCCCTGACGCGAAGAGTCCTTGAGGTGGTCGCCCACCGGCTGCAGATCACGCGGATCCGCCTCCTCGATCAGTACGCACCGCACGGCAGCGGAACCACGCTGACCGCGGAGTGA
- a CDS encoding SDR family oxidoreductase: protein MRSVGVTGASGGIGSATALMLAACGWDVIGTARSQEKADALTVVAAAQGRRLRTVVLDVAEPASCREAMARVEEMTGGGAWAVVNNAGVPQAGALQDVSDEQARHLLEVNLLGAMRICRLALPGMRRRGEGRIVNVSSGLGRVPWPMGGWYSASKHALSALTHCLRVEMAHAGVKVALVEPGAFATAMLDRAVVDLAGTDPSGGAGYDRMRDLFTAVNRRVPGPEPVARAITRSLSSRRPRARYTVGLDARLLVPLHAMSPLWLTDRVKHRVSGLPRTMPGPGRSGPGQETA, encoded by the coding sequence GTGCGCAGCGTAGGGGTCACAGGCGCCTCCGGGGGCATCGGTTCGGCCACAGCGCTGATGTTGGCCGCCTGCGGCTGGGATGTGATCGGCACGGCTCGCAGCCAGGAGAAGGCGGACGCGCTGACCGTTGTCGCGGCTGCGCAGGGGCGCCGGTTGCGGACGGTTGTGCTGGATGTCGCCGAGCCGGCCTCCTGCCGGGAGGCGATGGCACGGGTGGAAGAGATGACGGGTGGCGGTGCATGGGCCGTGGTGAACAACGCCGGCGTGCCGCAGGCCGGTGCCCTGCAGGACGTGAGCGATGAACAGGCGCGTCATCTGCTGGAGGTGAACCTGCTGGGTGCCATGCGGATCTGCCGGCTCGCGCTGCCGGGGATGCGGCGTCGTGGCGAGGGCCGCATCGTGAACGTGTCATCCGGTCTGGGGCGGGTGCCCTGGCCGATGGGCGGCTGGTACAGCGCGAGCAAGCACGCACTGAGTGCGCTGACGCACTGCCTGCGCGTTGAAATGGCCCATGCCGGGGTGAAGGTCGCTCTGGTGGAGCCGGGGGCGTTCGCCACCGCGATGCTGGACCGGGCAGTGGTCGACCTCGCCGGAACCGATCCCAGCGGCGGGGCCGGATACGACCGCATGCGCGACCTGTTCACCGCCGTCAACCGCCGTGTCCCAGGCCCGGAACCGGTCGCCCGGGCCATCACCAGGTCCCTGTCCTCCCGCCGCCCCAGAGCGCGTTACACCGTCGGCCTCGACGCCCGCCTCCTCGTACCGCTCCATGCAATGTCACCACTGTGGCTCACCGACAGGGTCAAGCACAGGGTCAGCGGTCTGCCCCGCACCATGCCCGGCCCCGGCCGGTCCGGGCCCGGTCAGGAGACGGCATGA
- a CDS encoding flavodoxin domain-containing protein produces the protein MTTRVLVAYGTKSGSTAGIASTIAEALSEQGLQAEARPAAEVIEPAVYDAVVLGGALYAGRWHRDAVRFARRHRRDLADRPVWLFSSGPLDASAGERDIPPVRGAARTAELLDARGHITFGGCLLEGARGRIARMIIKQGRGGDFRDTGQIRSWAQGVASELKELQVERGSEGR, from the coding sequence ATGACGACGCGCGTCCTCGTCGCGTACGGCACGAAGAGCGGCTCCACCGCCGGCATAGCCTCGACCATCGCCGAGGCTCTGAGCGAGCAGGGCCTCCAGGCCGAGGCGCGCCCGGCCGCAGAGGTCATCGAACCGGCGGTGTACGACGCGGTGGTGCTCGGCGGCGCACTGTACGCCGGCCGCTGGCACCGGGACGCGGTGCGCTTCGCCCGCCGCCACCGGCGCGACCTCGCCGACCGCCCGGTGTGGCTCTTCAGCAGCGGCCCGCTGGACGCATCGGCCGGCGAACGGGACATCCCACCTGTACGGGGCGCGGCCCGTACGGCGGAACTGCTCGACGCACGCGGACACATCACCTTCGGCGGGTGTCTGCTCGAAGGCGCCCGGGGCAGGATCGCCCGGATGATCATCAAACAGGGACGCGGCGGCGATTTCCGGGACACCGGGCAAATCCGGTCCTGGGCTCAGGGTGTCGCCTCGGAACTCAAGGAACTACAGGTGGAAAGGGGATCCGAAGGCCGCTGA
- a CDS encoding DUF4389 domain-containing protein yields the protein MTTTPAVYRPVSVEAVLDAPLSRWLWLVKWILVIPHYIVLFFLWIAFVLVSVIAFFAILFTERYPRPLFDFNAGVLRWSWRVSYYAYGALATDRYPPFSLGEEPGYPARLDIAYPERLSRGLVLVKWWLLAIPHYIVLAFFMGGFRSGWWGGGLIAVFTIVAAVVVAFREKYPSDLFDLIMGLNRWVLRVVAYAALMTDEYPPFRLDMGGSEPDGRH from the coding sequence ATGACGACGACTCCGGCGGTATACCGGCCGGTCAGCGTGGAGGCGGTGCTCGATGCGCCGTTGTCGCGCTGGCTCTGGCTGGTGAAGTGGATCCTGGTCATCCCGCACTACATCGTGCTGTTCTTCCTGTGGATCGCCTTCGTTCTGGTCAGCGTGATCGCGTTCTTCGCGATCCTGTTCACCGAGCGTTATCCGAGGCCGCTGTTCGACTTCAACGCCGGGGTCCTGCGCTGGTCCTGGCGCGTCTCCTACTACGCGTATGGCGCGCTGGCCACCGATCGCTATCCGCCGTTCAGCCTCGGCGAGGAGCCCGGCTATCCGGCGCGGCTCGACATCGCCTATCCGGAGCGGCTCTCCCGCGGCCTGGTGCTGGTGAAGTGGTGGCTGCTCGCCATCCCGCACTACATCGTGCTCGCGTTCTTCATGGGCGGCTTCCGCAGCGGCTGGTGGGGCGGCGGGCTGATCGCCGTGTTCACCATCGTCGCGGCCGTCGTCGTCGCCTTCCGGGAGAAGTACCCGAGCGACCTCTTCGACCTGATCATGGGGCTGAACCGATGGGTGCTGCGGGTTGTCGCGTACGCGGCCCTGATGACGGACGAATACCCGCCGTTCCGGCTGGACATGGGCGGCTCGGAGCCCGACGGCCGACATTGA